The Leclercia sp. S52 genome has a segment encoding these proteins:
- the ftsE gene encoding cell division ATP-binding protein FtsE — MIRFEHVSKAYLGGRQALQGINFHLQPGEMAFLTGHSGAGKSTLLKLICGIERPSAGKIWFSGHDISRLKNREVPFLRRQIGMIFQDHHLLMDRTVFDNVAIPLIIAGASGDDIRRRVSAALDKVGLLDKAKNFPIQLSGGEQQRVGIARAVVNKPAVLLADEPTGNLDDALSEGILRLFEEFNRVGVTVLMATHDMGLISRRSYRMLTLSDGHLHGGLGE; from the coding sequence ATGATTCGCTTTGAACACGTCAGCAAGGCCTATCTCGGTGGGAGACAAGCGCTGCAGGGGATTAACTTCCACCTGCAGCCGGGCGAGATGGCATTTCTGACCGGCCACTCCGGCGCAGGGAAAAGTACCCTGCTCAAGCTTATCTGTGGGATCGAACGGCCCAGCGCCGGGAAAATCTGGTTTAGCGGCCACGACATCAGCCGCCTGAAAAACCGTGAAGTGCCGTTTCTGCGTCGGCAGATCGGCATGATTTTCCAGGATCACCATCTGCTGATGGACCGCACGGTATTCGACAACGTGGCGATCCCGCTGATTATCGCGGGTGCCAGCGGGGATGATATTCGTCGTCGCGTGTCGGCGGCGCTGGATAAGGTCGGGCTGCTGGACAAAGCGAAGAACTTTCCGATCCAGCTCTCCGGCGGTGAACAGCAGCGCGTCGGCATTGCCCGCGCGGTGGTGAATAAACCGGCGGTGCTGCTGGCGGATGAACCTACCGGTAACCTGGACGACGCCCTTTCCGAAGGGATCCTGCGTCTGTTTGAGGAGTTTAACCGCGTTGGGGTGACAGTACTGATGGCGACGCACGACATGGGGCTTATCTCCCGTCGGTCGTACCGCATGCTGACGCTGAGCGACGGTCATTTGCACGGAGGCCTCGGTGAATAA
- the ftsY gene encoding signal recognition particle-docking protein FtsY: MAKEKKRGFFSWLGFGQKEQETEQQNEEQQIAEQPAVVEQPQPETPVETVADVEAEARTHSQQETEAFAEEVVEVTEQVQESEKPQPVEPEPVPVAVEPEPVVVEEIVEPVAEVEPPQAVEHEELPLPEEILDEIEEAIPEEYLPETDVEEPISDEELEAQALAASAAEEAVIVVPVAEEEEPVEEIAQEQEKPTKEGFFARLKRSLIKTKENLGSGFISLFRGKKIDDDLFEELEEQLLIADVGVETTRKIIISLTESASRKQLRDAEALYGLLKEEMGEILAKVDEPLNIEGKMPFVILMVGVNGVGKTTTIGKLARQFEQQGKSVMLAAGDTFRAAAVEQLQVWGQRNNIPVIAQHTGADSASVIFDAIQAAKARNVDVLIADTAGRLQNKSHLMEELKKIVRVMKKLDEDAPHEIMLTIDASTGQNAISQAKLFHEAVGLTGITLTKLDGTAKGGVIFSVADQFGIPIRYIGVGERIEDLRPFKSGDFIEALFARED; this comes from the coding sequence ATGGCAAAAGAGAAAAAACGTGGCTTCTTTTCCTGGCTGGGCTTTGGTCAAAAAGAGCAGGAAACCGAGCAGCAGAACGAAGAACAACAGATCGCCGAACAGCCTGCCGTTGTTGAACAGCCGCAGCCTGAAACCCCTGTTGAGACCGTCGCTGACGTAGAAGCAGAAGCGCGCACCCACAGCCAGCAAGAGACTGAAGCCTTCGCTGAAGAGGTGGTTGAGGTCACTGAGCAGGTTCAGGAGAGCGAAAAACCGCAGCCGGTTGAGCCAGAGCCTGTACCGGTAGCCGTTGAGCCGGAACCGGTGGTCGTGGAAGAGATTGTCGAGCCGGTCGCCGAGGTGGAACCACCGCAGGCGGTTGAGCATGAAGAGTTACCGCTGCCGGAAGAGATCCTCGACGAAATTGAGGAAGCGATCCCGGAAGAGTACCTACCAGAGACCGACGTTGAAGAACCTATCAGCGATGAAGAGCTCGAAGCGCAGGCGCTGGCGGCCTCGGCGGCGGAAGAGGCGGTTATCGTCGTCCCGGTCGCCGAAGAGGAAGAGCCGGTTGAAGAGATTGCCCAGGAGCAGGAAAAACCGACCAAAGAAGGTTTCTTCGCGCGCCTGAAACGCAGCCTGATCAAAACCAAAGAGAACCTCGGTTCCGGATTTATCAGTCTGTTCCGCGGTAAGAAAATCGACGATGATCTCTTTGAAGAGCTGGAAGAACAGCTCCTGATTGCCGACGTTGGCGTGGAGACCACCCGCAAAATCATCATTAGTCTGACGGAGAGCGCCAGCCGTAAACAGCTGCGTGACGCCGAGGCGCTGTACGGCCTGCTGAAAGAAGAGATGGGTGAAATCCTCGCAAAAGTTGACGAACCGCTTAATATTGAAGGCAAAATGCCCTTTGTTATTCTGATGGTCGGCGTTAACGGCGTGGGTAAAACCACCACCATCGGCAAGCTGGCGCGTCAGTTCGAACAGCAGGGCAAATCGGTGATGCTGGCTGCGGGCGATACCTTCCGTGCCGCTGCCGTTGAGCAGCTGCAGGTATGGGGCCAGCGCAACAACATCCCGGTGATTGCCCAGCATACCGGGGCGGATTCCGCCTCCGTGATCTTTGACGCCATTCAGGCGGCCAAAGCGCGTAACGTGGATGTGCTGATTGCCGATACCGCAGGACGTCTGCAGAACAAATCGCACCTGATGGAAGAATTGAAGAAGATCGTCCGTGTGATGAAAAAGCTGGACGAAGATGCACCGCATGAAATTATGCTGACTATTGATGCCAGCACCGGGCAGAACGCCATCAGTCAGGCGAAGCTGTTCCATGAAGCGGTAGGGCTGACCGGGATCACGTTGACCAAGCTGGATGGCACCGCGAAAGGCGGGGTAATCTTCTCGGTAGCCGATCAGTTCGGGATCCCTATCCGTTACATCGGTGTTGGCGAACGTATCGAAGATTTACGTCCGTTTAAATCGGGCGACTTTATTGAGGCACTTTTTGCCCGAGAGGATTAA
- the rsmD gene encoding 16S rRNA (guanine(966)-N(2))-methyltransferase, with the protein MKKPNRAAAGQIRIIGGQWRGRKLPVPDSPGLRPTTDRVRETLFNWLAPSMVDARCLDCFAGSGALGLEALSRYAASATLLEMDRSVSQQLQQNLASLKATHAKVVNTNSLAFLAQTGTPHDVVFVDPPFRKGLLEETLTLLENNGWLADDALIYVESEVENGLPPVPAHWELHREKVAGQVAYRLYHRQSQGETDAGTD; encoded by the coding sequence ATGAAGAAACCCAACCGTGCCGCCGCGGGCCAGATACGCATTATCGGCGGCCAGTGGCGAGGCCGTAAACTGCCGGTACCGGATAGCCCCGGCCTGCGCCCGACCACCGACCGCGTTCGCGAGACGCTGTTTAACTGGCTGGCACCTTCAATGGTAGATGCCCGCTGCCTGGACTGCTTCGCCGGAAGCGGCGCGCTGGGTCTCGAAGCCCTGTCGCGCTACGCCGCCAGCGCCACGCTGCTGGAGATGGATCGCAGCGTTTCCCAACAGCTTCAGCAAAACCTGGCCTCGCTGAAAGCGACACACGCTAAAGTGGTCAATACTAACTCCCTCGCCTTTCTTGCGCAGACAGGTACGCCGCACGATGTGGTGTTTGTCGATCCGCCGTTCCGTAAAGGGCTGCTGGAAGAGACGCTGACGCTGCTGGAAAACAACGGCTGGCTGGCGGATGATGCGCTAATCTACGTCGAGAGCGAGGTAGAGAACGGTTTACCGCCGGTGCCCGCTCACTGGGAGCTGCACCGGGAAAAAGTGGCTGGACAGGTCGCCTATCGTCTTTATCACCGTCAATCACAAGGAGAGACTGATGCCGGTACTGATTAA
- a CDS encoding DUF1145 family protein — protein MPVLINLGRLLMIGVWAFLLLNLVHPFPRPMNIFVNVALIFTSFMHALQMVMLKNGMPKDGPKMTGWQQLRVFIFGVFELLVWMNKFKAQAKK, from the coding sequence ATGCCGGTACTGATTAATCTGGGTCGTTTGCTGATGATCGGGGTCTGGGCCTTTTTGCTGCTCAACCTCGTCCACCCCTTCCCGCGTCCGATGAATATCTTCGTCAACGTGGCGCTGATCTTCACCTCATTTATGCATGCCCTGCAGATGGTGATGCTGAAAAACGGTATGCCGAAAGATGGCCCGAAAATGACCGGCTGGCAGCAGCTGCGGGTGTTTATTTTTGGCGTATTTGAGCTGCTGGTGTGGATGAATAAGTTTAAGGCGCAGGCGAAGAAGTAA
- a CDS encoding DUF2500 domain-containing protein, which translates to MSKMPLFFIIVLAIIVIAASFRFVQQRREKADNDAAPLLQKRVVVSNKREKALNDRRSRQQQVTPAGTSMRYEASFRPESGGLEMTFRLDEKQYHQLTVGDKGTLSYKGSRFEGFSPAP; encoded by the coding sequence ATGAGCAAGATGCCGCTTTTTTTTATTATCGTGCTGGCAATTATCGTTATTGCCGCCTCGTTTCGCTTCGTGCAGCAGCGCCGGGAAAAGGCGGATAACGACGCCGCCCCGCTACTGCAAAAGCGGGTGGTGGTGAGCAATAAACGGGAAAAAGCGCTCAACGATCGTCGATCGCGACAGCAGCAGGTGACGCCCGCCGGCACCAGCATGCGCTATGAAGCGAGCTTCAGGCCGGAGAGCGGCGGTCTGGAGATGACCTTTCGCCTCGACGAGAAGCAGTACCATCAGCTGACGGTGGGGGATAAAGGGACGTTGAGTTATAAGGGCTCGCGGTTTGAGGGGTTCAGTCCGGCGCCGTGA
- a CDS encoding lysoplasmalogenase, with translation MLWSFIAVCFSAWLYVDASYRGPAWQRWLFKPVTLLLLLLLAWQAPMFNAISYLVLAGLCASLAGDALTLLPRQRLLYAVGAFFLSHLLYTIYFASQMTLSFFWPLPLALLVIGALLIAVIWSRLEELRWAVCTFIAMTLVMVWLAGELWFFRPTAPALSAFIGATLLLLGNIVWLGSHYRRRFRADNAIAAACYFAGHFLIVRSLYI, from the coding sequence ATGCTTTGGTCATTTATCGCTGTCTGTTTCTCCGCATGGCTGTATGTCGATGCGTCCTACCGCGGCCCAGCCTGGCAGCGCTGGCTCTTTAAACCCGTCACCTTGTTGCTGCTCCTGCTGCTGGCCTGGCAGGCGCCGATGTTTAACGCCATCAGCTACCTGGTGCTCGCCGGGCTCTGCGCGTCGCTGGCCGGTGATGCCCTGACCCTGCTGCCGCGCCAGCGTCTGCTGTATGCCGTGGGGGCGTTCTTCTTATCGCATCTCCTCTACACCATCTATTTCGCCAGCCAGATGACGCTGTCGTTCTTCTGGCCGCTGCCGCTGGCGCTGCTGGTGATTGGCGCGCTGCTGATCGCGGTGATCTGGTCGCGTCTGGAAGAGCTGCGCTGGGCGGTGTGTACCTTTATCGCCATGACGCTGGTGATGGTCTGGCTGGCAGGCGAGCTGTGGTTCTTCCGTCCGACGGCACCGGCCCTGTCGGCCTTTATCGGCGCCACGCTCCTGCTGCTGGGGAATATCGTCTGGCTGGGTAGCCACTATCGTCGCCGTTTCCGTGCCGATAACGCCATTGCCGCGGCCTGCTACTTCGCCGGGCACTTCCTGATTGTGCGTTCGCTGTATATTTAA
- the zntA gene encoding Zn(II)/Cd(II)/Pb(II) translocating P-type ATPase ZntA: protein MSTPETPKKVPQFSALKLAPLPAKEPCCAADHGSVQAEASAPVQGQRYSWVVNGMDCAACARKVETAVRQVAGVNHVQVLFATEKLLVDAGSNVSAQVEAAVINAGYTLRNENAPAEKASVLRDNLPLITLILLMALSWGLEQFNHPLGNLAFIATTLVGLWPVARQALRLMKSGSWFAIETLMSVAAIGALFIGATAEAAMVLLLFLIGERLEGWAASRARKGVSALMALKPETATQVINGERKTVPIAALRPGDVIEVAAGGRLPADGTLLTAAASFDESALTGESIPVDRAAGEKVPAGATSVDRLVQLTVLSEPGDSAIDRILKLIEEAEERRAPVERFIDRFSRIYTPVIMLIALLVAVVPPLLFSAAWEGWIYKGLTLLLIGCPCALVISTPAAITSGLAAAARRGALIKGGAALEQLAQVQQVAFDKTGTLTVGKPQVTGIYPHEIREQDLLVLAAAVEQGSTHPLAQAIVREAQARGLAVPAATAQRALMGSGIEAEVAGSKVLICAADKFPAPHFATQIATLEQAGQTVVMVVQDDVAKGLVALRDTLRDDAKEAVAALHQLGIKGAILTGDNPRAAAAIAGELGLDFRAGLLPADKVQAVTALNADMPLAMVGDGINDAPAMKAATLGIAMGSGTDVALETADAALTHNRLTGLAQMISLARATRANIRQNIAIALGLKGIFLVTTLLGMTGLWLAVLADTGATVLVTANALRLLRGR, encoded by the coding sequence ATGTCGACTCCAGAAACACCTAAAAAAGTGCCGCAGTTTTCGGCACTTAAGCTCGCCCCCCTTCCCGCTAAAGAACCCTGCTGCGCTGCGGATCACGGTTCTGTGCAGGCCGAGGCCTCGGCTCCCGTCCAGGGTCAGCGTTACAGCTGGGTGGTCAACGGCATGGACTGTGCAGCCTGCGCCCGCAAGGTGGAAACCGCCGTCCGCCAGGTCGCGGGCGTCAATCATGTCCAGGTCCTGTTTGCCACCGAAAAACTGCTGGTCGATGCAGGCAGTAACGTCAGCGCCCAGGTCGAAGCGGCGGTGATCAATGCGGGCTATACGCTGCGCAACGAAAATGCCCCCGCCGAAAAAGCCTCCGTGCTGCGCGATAACCTGCCGCTCATCACGCTTATTCTGCTGATGGCCCTGAGCTGGGGGCTGGAACAGTTCAACCACCCGCTCGGCAACCTCGCCTTTATCGCCACCACCCTGGTCGGACTCTGGCCGGTGGCCCGCCAGGCGCTGCGCCTGATGAAAAGCGGCAGCTGGTTCGCCATTGAAACGCTGATGAGCGTGGCGGCCATCGGGGCGCTGTTTATCGGTGCCACGGCGGAAGCGGCGATGGTGCTGCTGCTGTTTCTGATTGGCGAGCGGCTCGAGGGCTGGGCGGCCAGCCGGGCGCGGAAAGGGGTCAGCGCCCTGATGGCGCTGAAGCCGGAAACTGCTACGCAGGTGATTAATGGCGAGCGCAAAACCGTGCCCATCGCCGCGCTGCGTCCGGGTGATGTGATTGAAGTGGCCGCCGGTGGGCGTCTGCCTGCCGACGGGACGCTGCTTACCGCCGCGGCCAGCTTTGACGAAAGCGCCCTGACCGGCGAATCCATTCCGGTCGATCGCGCAGCGGGGGAAAAAGTCCCGGCGGGGGCCACCAGCGTCGATCGTCTGGTGCAGCTGACGGTCCTGTCCGAACCGGGCGACAGCGCCATCGACCGCATCCTGAAGCTGATCGAAGAGGCGGAAGAACGCCGCGCCCCGGTGGAGCGCTTTATCGACCGCTTCAGCCGGATCTATACCCCGGTGATTATGCTGATTGCGCTGCTGGTCGCCGTGGTGCCGCCGCTGCTGTTCAGCGCTGCATGGGAAGGCTGGATCTACAAAGGGCTGACCCTGCTGCTGATTGGTTGTCCCTGTGCGCTGGTGATCTCCACCCCGGCGGCCATTACCTCCGGGCTGGCGGCCGCCGCACGCCGTGGTGCGCTGATTAAAGGCGGTGCCGCGCTGGAGCAACTGGCGCAGGTGCAGCAGGTGGCGTTCGACAAGACCGGCACCCTGACGGTGGGTAAGCCGCAGGTGACGGGCATTTATCCACATGAGATCCGCGAACAGGATCTGCTGGTGCTGGCCGCCGCGGTGGAGCAAGGCTCCACCCACCCGCTGGCGCAGGCGATAGTGCGAGAAGCGCAGGCTCGCGGGCTGGCTGTGCCGGCGGCGACCGCCCAGCGCGCGCTGATGGGGTCGGGGATTGAAGCCGAGGTTGCGGGCAGCAAGGTGCTTATTTGCGCGGCGGATAAATTCCCTGCCCCGCACTTTGCAACGCAAATCGCTACCCTGGAGCAGGCCGGACAGACGGTGGTGATGGTGGTGCAGGACGACGTGGCAAAAGGTCTGGTCGCGCTGCGGGATACCCTGCGGGATGACGCGAAAGAGGCCGTAGCCGCGCTGCATCAATTGGGCATCAAGGGAGCGATTCTGACCGGCGATAATCCACGTGCCGCCGCGGCCATTGCCGGCGAGCTGGGCCTCGATTTCCGCGCCGGGCTGCTGCCTGCCGATAAAGTACAGGCGGTGACGGCCCTGAATGCGGACATGCCGCTGGCGATGGTCGGAGACGGGATTAACGACGCCCCGGCAATGAAGGCGGCCACGCTGGGTATTGCGATGGGCAGCGGCACCGACGTGGCGCTGGAGACCGCCGATGCGGCGCTGACCCACAACCGCCTGACCGGGCTGGCGCAGATGATAAGTCTGGCCCGCGCGACGCGCGCCAATATCCGGCAGAACATCGCCATTGCGCTGGGGTTGAAGGGGATTTTCCTGGTGACCACGTTACTGGGAATGACGGGATTGTGGCTGGCGGTGCTGGCGGATACCGGAGCGACGGTACTGGTGACGGCGAACGCGTTGCGGCTGTTGCGTGGTCGGTAA
- a CDS encoding TRAP transporter large permease, protein MDAFVLLFTLAILLALGMPVAFAVGLSAVAGALWIDLPLEALMIQITSGVNKFTLLAIPFFILAGAIMAEGGIARRLVNFAYIFVGFIRGGLSLVNIVASTFFGAISGSSVADTASIGSVMIPEMEKKGYPREYAAAVTASGSVQAILIPPSHNSVIYSLAAGGTVSIATLFIAGVLPGLLLGLCLMILCLGFAHKRGYPKGERIPFKQALKIFFDALWGLMTVVIILGGILSGIFTATESAAVACLWAFFVTMFIYRDYKWNELPKLMCRTVKTVTIVMILIGFAAAFGAVMTYMQLPMRITEFFTSLSDNKYVILMYLNVMLLLIGTLMDMAPIILILTPVLLPVTNSLGIDPVHFGMIMMVNLGIGLITPPVGSVLFVASAVSKQKIESVVRAMLPFYGALLLVLGMVTYIPAISLWLPRMLGMQ, encoded by the coding sequence ATGGATGCGTTTGTTTTGCTCTTCACCCTCGCCATTTTGCTGGCGCTGGGGATGCCGGTGGCCTTTGCCGTCGGGCTAAGTGCGGTGGCCGGGGCGCTGTGGATCGATCTGCCGCTGGAAGCGCTGATGATCCAGATCACCAGCGGGGTTAATAAATTTACCCTGCTGGCGATCCCGTTCTTTATCCTCGCCGGGGCGATCATGGCGGAAGGGGGCATTGCCCGCCGGCTGGTGAACTTTGCCTATATCTTTGTCGGCTTTATTCGCGGCGGGCTGTCGCTGGTGAATATCGTCGCCTCGACCTTCTTCGGCGCGATTTCGGGCTCGTCGGTGGCGGATACCGCCTCCATCGGCAGCGTGATGATCCCGGAGATGGAGAAGAAGGGCTATCCACGTGAGTACGCGGCGGCGGTGACCGCCAGCGGCTCGGTGCAGGCGATTCTGATCCCGCCCAGCCACAACTCGGTGATCTACTCCCTGGCGGCAGGCGGGACGGTGTCGATTGCGACGCTGTTTATCGCCGGGGTGCTGCCGGGGCTGCTGCTGGGTCTGTGCCTGATGATCCTGTGCCTGGGCTTTGCCCATAAGCGCGGGTATCCGAAAGGCGAGCGGATCCCCTTTAAGCAGGCACTGAAGATTTTCTTCGATGCCCTGTGGGGGCTGATGACTGTGGTGATCATTCTCGGCGGTATTTTGTCGGGGATCTTTACCGCGACGGAATCGGCGGCGGTTGCCTGCCTGTGGGCATTCTTTGTCACCATGTTTATCTACCGCGACTACAAGTGGAACGAGCTGCCGAAGCTGATGTGCCGCACGGTGAAAACGGTGACGATCGTGATGATCCTGATTGGCTTCGCGGCGGCGTTTGGCGCGGTGATGACCTACATGCAGTTGCCGATGCGGATCACCGAGTTCTTCACCTCGCTCTCGGACAACAAGTACGTGATCCTGATGTACCTCAACGTCATGCTGCTGCTGATTGGCACCCTGATGGACATGGCGCCGATCATCCTGATCCTGACTCCGGTGCTGCTGCCGGTGACCAACTCGCTGGGCATCGATCCGGTGCATTTCGGGATGATCATGATGGTCAACCTCGGGATTGGGCTGATTACGCCGCCGGTGGGGTCAGTGCTGTTTGTTGCCAGTGCGGTGAGTAAGCAGAAGATTGAGAGCGTGGTCCGGGCGATGCTGCCGTTCTACGGTGCGCTGCTGCTGGTGCTGGGGATGGTGACCTACATCCCGGCGATATCGCTGTGGCTGCCGCGGATGTTGGGGATGCAGTAG
- a CDS encoding TRAP transporter small permease: protein MSEHYLKWMDRLYLLAMAVAGVSLLVMTIVIPIGIFSRYVLNRGESWPEPIAIICMVTFTFIGAAVGYRAGSHIAVNMLTDRLPAALKTLCAKVVDVLMLLISLIIFWYSYLLCIELWEQPVAEFPVLTSGESYLPLPIGSAILILFVLERLLFGSQENRPVVLIGNHT, encoded by the coding sequence ATGTCCGAACACTATCTGAAGTGGATGGATCGCCTGTACCTGCTCGCCATGGCCGTGGCGGGCGTTTCGTTGCTGGTGATGACCATCGTGATCCCGATTGGGATTTTTTCCCGCTACGTCCTCAATCGTGGCGAGTCCTGGCCGGAGCCGATCGCCATTATCTGCATGGTGACCTTTACCTTTATCGGCGCGGCTGTGGGCTACCGCGCCGGATCGCATATCGCGGTAAACATGCTCACCGACCGCCTGCCTGCGGCGTTAAAAACGCTGTGCGCCAAGGTGGTGGATGTGCTGATGCTGCTGATTTCGCTGATCATCTTCTGGTACAGCTATCTGCTCTGTATCGAACTGTGGGAACAGCCGGTGGCGGAGTTCCCGGTGCTGACCTCCGGCGAGAGCTATCTGCCGCTGCCCATCGGTTCAGCGATCCTCATTTTGTTTGTCCTTGAGCGCCTGCTGTTTGGCTCCCAGGAAAACCGTCCGGTCGTGCTGATCGGCAACCACACTTAA
- a CDS encoding TRAP transporter substrate-binding protein has product MKTTLKPLLAALCLSAVAASVSAQTIKAADVHPEGYPNVVAVQHMGEKLKQQTDGKLEMKVFPGGVLGDEKQMIEQAQLGAIDIIRVSMAPVAAILPDIEVFTLPYVFRDEDHMHKVIDGDIGKQIGEKLTANPKSRLVFLGWMDSGTRNLITKNPVVKPEDLKGMKIRVQGSPVALATLKDMGANSVAMGVSEVYSGMQTGVIDGAENNPPTFVAHNYMPVAKNYTLSGHFITPEMLLYSKVKWDKLSADEQEKIKTLAREAQMEQRKLWQAYNTQALEKMKAGGVQFHDIDKSVFIKATEPVRAQYGDKHQDLMKAIADVQ; this is encoded by the coding sequence ATGAAAACGACCCTCAAGCCGTTGCTGGCCGCTCTGTGTCTGTCTGCTGTCGCTGCCTCTGTTTCTGCTCAAACCATTAAAGCTGCCGATGTGCATCCTGAAGGCTACCCGAACGTGGTGGCGGTGCAGCACATGGGTGAAAAACTCAAACAACAAACCGACGGCAAGCTGGAGATGAAGGTCTTCCCCGGCGGCGTGCTGGGGGATGAAAAGCAGATGATTGAGCAGGCCCAGCTGGGCGCTATCGATATCATCCGCGTTTCTATGGCGCCGGTGGCCGCGATCCTGCCGGATATTGAAGTCTTTACGCTGCCCTACGTCTTCCGCGATGAAGACCATATGCACAAAGTGATCGACGGCGATATCGGCAAGCAGATCGGCGAGAAGCTGACCGCCAACCCGAAATCCCGCCTGGTGTTCCTCGGCTGGATGGACTCCGGCACGCGTAACCTGATCACCAAGAATCCGGTGGTGAAACCGGAGGATCTGAAAGGGATGAAGATCCGCGTTCAGGGCAGCCCGGTGGCGCTGGCCACGCTGAAAGACATGGGGGCTAACTCGGTGGCGATGGGGGTCAGCGAAGTCTACAGCGGGATGCAGACCGGGGTCATTGACGGTGCCGAGAACAACCCGCCAACCTTTGTCGCCCACAACTACATGCCGGTGGCGAAAAACTACACCCTCAGCGGCCACTTTATCACCCCGGAAATGCTGCTCTACTCCAAAGTGAAGTGGGACAAGCTGAGCGCCGATGAGCAGGAAAAGATTAAAACCCTGGCCCGTGAAGCACAGATGGAGCAGCGCAAACTCTGGCAAGCCTACAACACCCAGGCGCTGGAAAAAATGAAGGCCGGCGGCGTGCAGTTCCATGACATCGACAAGTCGGTGTTTATCAAAGCGACGGAGCCGGTGCGCGCCCAGTATGGCGACAAGCATCAGGATCTGATGAAAGCGATCGCTGACGTCCAGTAA
- the tusA gene encoding sulfurtransferase TusA, whose amino-acid sequence MTDLFTHPDHTLDAQGLRCPEPVMMVRKTVRTMQSGETLLIIADDPATTRDIPGFCTFMEHELLAQETGALPYRYLIRKG is encoded by the coding sequence ATGACCGATCTGTTTACCCACCCGGACCACACCCTTGATGCCCAGGGCCTGCGCTGCCCGGAACCCGTCATGATGGTGCGCAAAACCGTGCGCACGATGCAATCCGGCGAAACGCTGTTAATTATTGCCGACGATCCGGCCACAACCCGTGATATTCCGGGCTTCTGTACCTTTATGGAACATGAGCTGCTGGCGCAGGAGACCGGGGCGCTGCCGTATCGGTATCTGATTCGCAAAGGGTAA
- a CDS encoding 7-cyano-7-deazaguanine/7-aminomethyl-7-deazaguanine transporter: MTQFSQSQRVKALFWLSLFHLLVITSSNYLVQLPISIFGFHTTWGAFSFPFIFLATDLTVRIFGAPLARRIIFAVMLPALFVSYVISSLFYMGSWQGFEALTHFNLFVARIAAASFMAYALGQILDVHVFNRLRQNHRWWMAPTASTLFGNVSDTLAFFFIAFWRSPDAFMAQHWMEIALVDYAFKVLISLVFFLPMYGVLLNMLLKRFADKSEIPGLQAG, encoded by the coding sequence ATGACGCAGTTCTCTCAATCGCAGCGCGTAAAAGCGTTGTTCTGGCTTTCGCTTTTTCATCTGCTGGTGATCACCTCCAGTAACTACCTGGTGCAGCTGCCAATCTCCATTTTTGGTTTTCATACCACCTGGGGCGCGTTCAGTTTCCCGTTTATCTTCCTTGCGACCGATCTCACCGTCCGCATCTTTGGCGCCCCGCTGGCCCGACGCATTATCTTTGCCGTTATGCTCCCGGCGCTGTTCGTTTCGTACGTGATTTCGTCCCTGTTCTATATGGGCAGCTGGCAGGGCTTTGAGGCGCTGACGCACTTCAACCTGTTCGTCGCCCGTATCGCCGCCGCCAGCTTTATGGCCTATGCGCTGGGGCAGATCCTCGACGTGCATGTCTTTAACCGCCTGCGACAGAACCATCGCTGGTGGATGGCACCGACCGCCTCAACGCTGTTTGGCAACGTCAGCGACACCCTGGCCTTTTTCTTTATCGCCTTCTGGCGCAGCCCGGATGCGTTCATGGCGCAGCACTGGATGGAAATTGCGCTGGTGGACTACGCCTTTAAGGTACTTATCAGCCTGGTCTTCTTCCTGCCGATGTACGGCGTGCTGCTGAATATGTTGCTGAAAAGATTCGCGGATAAATCTGAAATCCCGGGATTGCAGGCTGGTTAA
- a CDS encoding DcrB family lipoprotein, translating into MRNLVKYVGIGLLVMGLAACDNSDTKTPAQAASAESNATGQPVSLMDGKLSFSLPADMTDQSGKLGTQANNMHVYSDATGQKAVIVIVGDDTNEDLGVLAKRLEDQQRSRDPQLQVVTNKAIELKGQKLQQLDSIISAKGQTAYSSVVLGKVDNKLLTLQITLPADDQQKAQTAAENIINTLVIQ; encoded by the coding sequence ATGCGCAATCTGGTTAAATATGTCGGGATTGGCCTGCTGGTGATGGGGCTGGCAGCCTGTGATAACAGCGACACCAAAACGCCTGCTCAGGCTGCGTCTGCTGAAAGCAACGCCACGGGTCAACCGGTCAGCCTGATGGATGGCAAACTCAGCTTCTCTCTGCCGGCGGATATGACCGATCAGAGCGGCAAGCTGGGCACCCAGGCCAACAACATGCACGTCTATTCCGATGCCACCGGGCAAAAAGCGGTGATTGTGATCGTCGGCGATGACACCAATGAAGACCTGGGCGTGCTGGCGAAACGTCTGGAAGATCAGCAGCGCAGCCGCGACCCGCAGCTGCAGGTCGTGACCAACAAAGCCATCGAGCTGAAAGGCCAGAAGCTGCAACAGCTGGACAGCATTATCTCTGCCAAAGGCCAGACCGCTTACTCTTCCGTGGTGCTGGGCAAAGTGGACAACAAACTGCTGACCCTGCAGATCACGCTGCCTGCTGACGATCAGCAGAAAGCGCAAACTGCCGCAGAGAACATCATCAATACCCTCGTGATTCAGTAA